One Alnus glutinosa chromosome 3, dhAlnGlut1.1, whole genome shotgun sequence genomic region harbors:
- the LOC133863844 gene encoding serine/threonine-protein phosphatase PP1 isozyme 4, giving the protein MATQGQGVMDPAILDDIIRRLTEVRSARPGKQVQLSEGEIKQLCVASREIFIQQPNLLELAAPIKICGDIHGQYSDLLRLFEYGGFPPSANYLFLGDYVDRGKQSLETICLLLAYKIKYPENFFLLRGNHECASINRIYGFYDECKRRFNVRLWKAFTDSFNCLPVAALVDDRILCMHGGLSPDLTDLDQIRNLPRPTAVPDTGLLCDLLWSDPGRDVKGWGMNDRGVSYTFGPDKVSEFLEHHDLDLVCRAHQVVEDGYEFFADRKLVTIFSAPNYCGEFDNAGAMMGVDENLICSFQILKPAEKKAKFMMSNKI; this is encoded by the exons ATGGCGACGCAAGGGCAGGGAGTAATGGACCCTGCGATACTGGACGACATAATCAGACGGCTGACGGAGGTCCGATCAGCGAGGCCCGGGAAGCAGGTCCAGCTCTCGGAGGGGGAGATCAAGCAGCTCTGCGTTGCTTCCAGAGAAATCTTTATTCAACAGCCCAACCTGCTCGAACTCGCAGCACCCATCAAGATTTGCG GTGACATTCATGGACAATACAGTGATTTACTTAGGCTTTTCGAATATGGGGGATTTCCTCCTAGTGCTAATTACTTATTTTTAGGGGACTATGTGGATCGTGGCAAGCAGAGTTTAGAAACAATATGCCTCTTGCTTGCCTATAAGATTAAATATCCAGAGAACTTCTTTCTTCTAAGAGGAAATCATGAATGTGCTTCTATTAATCGGATATATGGATTTTATGATGAATGTAAGCGGCGATTCAATGTGAGACTCTGGAAAGCCTTTACAGACTCTTTCAATTGCCTTCCTGTGGCAGCTCTTGTCGATGACAGAATATTGTGCATGCATGGTGGTCTTTCACCTGATCTTACAGACTTAGATCAAATTAGAAATTTACCTCGTCCAACTGCTGTTCCGGACACTGGATTGCTTTGTGATTTGCTTTGGTCGGACCCTGGTAGAGATGTTAAAGGATGGGGAATGAATGATAGAGGAGTCTCATATACCTTTGGCCCTGATAAGGTGTCAGAATTCTTAGAGCATCATGATTTGGACCTTGTCTGCCGTGCCCATCAG GTTGTGGAGGATGGGTATGAATTCTTTGCCGACAGGAAACTTGTTACAATATTTTCAGCCCCCAATTATTGTGGTGAATTTGATAATGCCGGTGCAATGATGGGTGTAGATGAAAACTTGATCTGCTCTTTCCAGATTCTTAAACCAGCAGAGAAAAAAGCCAAGTTCATGATGTCAAACAAAATTTGA
- the LOC133863630 gene encoding protein DA1-related 2 isoform X1, with the protein MAPSGVNHLSQPCIYGESVSSYAERKSRVMKWLSKLFKSGTGRGGGGGGGRHPQILGEESMVMRAPSRSLDDRSRSQKEKEELDRAIALSLSEDSKRRNRCRWWTNNDEELATTLQDSLNSPSFPPYSHVPYYPREYRICNGCKRDIGYGNYLGCMGTFFHPECFCCRACGHPITEHEFSLSGRDPYHKSCFKELTHPKCEVCHHFIPTNAAGLIEYRCHPFWSQKYCPSHEHDITARCCSCERLESRNAKYYSLEDGRRLCYECMESAIMDTGDCQPLYHAIRDYYEGMNMKLDQQIPMLLVERQALNEAIVGEKHGFHHMPETRGLCLSEEQTVTSILKRPRIGGHRLGGMRTQPQKLTRKCEVTAILVLYGLPRLLTGAILAHELMHGWLRLKGYRNLNPEVEEGICQVLSYMWLDSEVMPGFKSMPSTSAPSSSSSSSSKKGQKSDVENKLGEFFMHQIASDTSPAYGGGFRAANAAVNRYGLRRTLDHIRLTGNFPL; encoded by the exons ATGGCTCCCTCTGGTGTAAACCACCTCTCTCAACCTTGTATTTACG GGGAGTCTGTTTCTTCGTACGCAGAGAGAAAGTCTCGGGTTATGAAATGGCTGAGTAAGCTTTTCAAGAGTGGGACCGGTCGAGGAGGGGGTGGAGGTGGTGGCAGACACCCGCAGATCCTTGGTGAGGAAAGCATGGTTATGCGTGCACCTTCTAGATCCTTG GATGATCGCTCTAggtctcaaaaagaaaaagaggaattaGATCGTGCAATCGCACTTTCCCTGTCTGAAGATTCAAAGAGACGAAATC GGTGTAGATGGTGGACAAACAATGATGAAGAGCTTGCGACGACACTTCAGGATAGCCTAAATTCACCTTCATTTCCTCCTTATTCCCATGTACCATATTATCCAAGGGAGTATAG GATATGCAATGGTTGCAAACGTGACATAGGCTATGGCAATTATTTGGGATGCATGGGAACATTTTTCCATCCAGAGTGCTTCTGCTGTCGTGCTTGTGGTCACCCAATTACTGAGCATGAG TTTTCTTTGTCAGGAAGGGACCCTTATCACAAGTCTTGTTTTAAAGAGCTGACCCATCCCAAATGTGAAGTTTGCCACCATTTT ATTCCAACAAATGCTGCTGGTTTGATCGAGTATAGGTGCCATCCATTTTGGTCTCAAAAATATTGTCCATCACATGAGCATGATATCACTGCTCGCTGCTGTAGTTGTGAACGTTTAGAG TCTCGGAATGCGAAATACTATAGTTTGGAAGATGGTCGGCGTTTATGCTATGAGTGCATGGAATCTGCTATCATGGATACTGGTGATTGTCAACCCCTTTACCATGCCATAAGAGATTATTACGAAGGAATGAACATGAAACTAGATCAGCAAATTCCAATGCTTCTGGTTGAAAGACAAGCCCTTAATGAAGCCATAGTCGGGGAGAAGCAT GGCTTTCATCACATGCCTGAGACAAGGGGTTTATGTCTTTCTGAAGAACAAACTGTCACCAGT ATACTCAAAAGGCCGAGAATTGGTGGCCACCGACTTGGAGGAATGAGAACTCAACCCCAAAAGCTTACTCGAAAATGTGAAGTTACGGCTATTCTTGTTCTCTATGGTCTTCCAAG ATTACTCACAGGTGCTATTCTTGCCCATGAGTTGATGCATGGCTGGTTACGCCTTAAAG GCTACCGTAATCTTAACCCCGAGGTAGAGGAAGGTATCTGTCAGGTGCTTTCATACATGTGGCTTGATTCAGAAGTGATGCCTGGCTTTAAAAGCATGCCATCTACATCAGCACCTtcgtcctcatcatcatcatcatcgaaAAAAGGTCAAAAGTCTGACGTGGAAAATAAACTGGGTGAATTTTTCATGCACCAAATCGCCAGTGATACTTCTCCGGCATATGGAGGAGGATTTAGGGCCGCTAATGCCGCTGTCAATAGGTATGGTTTACGTCGTACCCTTGACCACATCCGTCTGACTGGAAACTTCCCATTGTAA
- the LOC133863630 gene encoding protein DA1-related 2 isoform X2, whose translation MKWLSKLFKSGTGRGGGGGGGRHPQILGEESMVMRAPSRSLDDRSRSQKEKEELDRAIALSLSEDSKRRNRCRWWTNNDEELATTLQDSLNSPSFPPYSHVPYYPREYRICNGCKRDIGYGNYLGCMGTFFHPECFCCRACGHPITEHEFSLSGRDPYHKSCFKELTHPKCEVCHHFIPTNAAGLIEYRCHPFWSQKYCPSHEHDITARCCSCERLESRNAKYYSLEDGRRLCYECMESAIMDTGDCQPLYHAIRDYYEGMNMKLDQQIPMLLVERQALNEAIVGEKHGFHHMPETRGLCLSEEQTVTSILKRPRIGGHRLGGMRTQPQKLTRKCEVTAILVLYGLPRLLTGAILAHELMHGWLRLKGYRNLNPEVEEGICQVLSYMWLDSEVMPGFKSMPSTSAPSSSSSSSSKKGQKSDVENKLGEFFMHQIASDTSPAYGGGFRAANAAVNRYGLRRTLDHIRLTGNFPL comes from the exons ATGAAATGGCTGAGTAAGCTTTTCAAGAGTGGGACCGGTCGAGGAGGGGGTGGAGGTGGTGGCAGACACCCGCAGATCCTTGGTGAGGAAAGCATGGTTATGCGTGCACCTTCTAGATCCTTG GATGATCGCTCTAggtctcaaaaagaaaaagaggaattaGATCGTGCAATCGCACTTTCCCTGTCTGAAGATTCAAAGAGACGAAATC GGTGTAGATGGTGGACAAACAATGATGAAGAGCTTGCGACGACACTTCAGGATAGCCTAAATTCACCTTCATTTCCTCCTTATTCCCATGTACCATATTATCCAAGGGAGTATAG GATATGCAATGGTTGCAAACGTGACATAGGCTATGGCAATTATTTGGGATGCATGGGAACATTTTTCCATCCAGAGTGCTTCTGCTGTCGTGCTTGTGGTCACCCAATTACTGAGCATGAG TTTTCTTTGTCAGGAAGGGACCCTTATCACAAGTCTTGTTTTAAAGAGCTGACCCATCCCAAATGTGAAGTTTGCCACCATTTT ATTCCAACAAATGCTGCTGGTTTGATCGAGTATAGGTGCCATCCATTTTGGTCTCAAAAATATTGTCCATCACATGAGCATGATATCACTGCTCGCTGCTGTAGTTGTGAACGTTTAGAG TCTCGGAATGCGAAATACTATAGTTTGGAAGATGGTCGGCGTTTATGCTATGAGTGCATGGAATCTGCTATCATGGATACTGGTGATTGTCAACCCCTTTACCATGCCATAAGAGATTATTACGAAGGAATGAACATGAAACTAGATCAGCAAATTCCAATGCTTCTGGTTGAAAGACAAGCCCTTAATGAAGCCATAGTCGGGGAGAAGCAT GGCTTTCATCACATGCCTGAGACAAGGGGTTTATGTCTTTCTGAAGAACAAACTGTCACCAGT ATACTCAAAAGGCCGAGAATTGGTGGCCACCGACTTGGAGGAATGAGAACTCAACCCCAAAAGCTTACTCGAAAATGTGAAGTTACGGCTATTCTTGTTCTCTATGGTCTTCCAAG ATTACTCACAGGTGCTATTCTTGCCCATGAGTTGATGCATGGCTGGTTACGCCTTAAAG GCTACCGTAATCTTAACCCCGAGGTAGAGGAAGGTATCTGTCAGGTGCTTTCATACATGTGGCTTGATTCAGAAGTGATGCCTGGCTTTAAAAGCATGCCATCTACATCAGCACCTtcgtcctcatcatcatcatcatcgaaAAAAGGTCAAAAGTCTGACGTGGAAAATAAACTGGGTGAATTTTTCATGCACCAAATCGCCAGTGATACTTCTCCGGCATATGGAGGAGGATTTAGGGCCGCTAATGCCGCTGTCAATAGGTATGGTTTACGTCGTACCCTTGACCACATCCGTCTGACTGGAAACTTCCCATTGTAA
- the LOC133864078 gene encoding protein NEDD1, protein MNLTDPSMALLATSGGDTVKLFDVSVKAGDPCTLSYTPSPGCLVNSVKWNHTNLVVASAGDDKKISLWRRNGQSMGTIPVAGTDSGDNIEESIMAISFSNKVSRYICSGGSGHVVRIWDLQRKRCIKWLRGHTNTITGAMYNCKDEHLASISVSGDLILHNLASGARAAELKDPNEQVLRVLDYSRISRHILVTAGDDGTVHLWDTTGRNPKVSWLKQHSAPTAGVSISPSNDKIIASVGLDKKLYTYDSGSRRPSSCIPYEAPFSSLAFREDGWTLAAGTSNGRVVFYDVRGKPQPFVVLHAYGGSEAVTSLCWQRSKPVIVNESSCTAETALIGDAVEDSILMPDPLPSVTSSSLSLSTAVSSSRTSLTATGSGFASTGEETPHRSLLWPGGTLSRLHAPHSNYNFKDDMEVFSPLVDVQPITPSLDKLWDDREGTKKDHLLVDRKPSSLLFPPSSRRFPIPEGSGNDHPIFDWKSSSTSKQDDTQSSFTPLGSTPTPSSKSEDLSITPPEAWGGEKLPDKYAHLLQQGTLTSRLGMLAPAGQSSGSMFSGLQDLSLSLSQTSISSLTNSNFSFANLRTRDVSSNQETSLGVPEHLSSSSMSPSLGNKGITGQANLDSLGPASLTLPRRYSTYAERISTASSFSDGTSLSGGSPKLKKTGAETREELLNSLLAKSDTMVATESGILPTVNGGISQPQKALQPDAQQGSSFTLQLFQRTLEETLDSFQKSIHEDMRNLHIEILRQFHMQEMEMSSVMSSILENQAELMKEIKSLRKENQQLRQLL, encoded by the exons ATGAATTTAACGGATCCATCAATGGCGTTACTGGCGACGAGCGGAGGAGACACCGTTAAGCTCTTCGATGTGTCGGTGAAGGCCGGCGATCCCTGCACTTTAAGCTACACTCCGTCTCCTGGTTGCCTCGTCAATTCTGTCAAGTGGAACCATACCa ATTTGGTTGTGGCCAGTGCTGGAGACGATAAGAAGATCTCATTGTGGCGTAGGAATGGGCAGAGCATGGGGACTATTCCCGTGGCTGGTACCGACAGTGGAGACAACATTGAG GAGTCTATAATGGCTATCAGCTTCAGCAATAAGGTATCCAGATACATATGTTCTGGTGGAAGTGGTCATGTTGTAAGAATATGGGATTTACAAAGGAAGCGATGTATTAAATGGTTGAGAGGCCATACCAATACAATAACGGGTGCAATGTACAACTGCAAGGATGAACACTTGGCTTCCATCAGTGTTAGTGGGGATCTCATACTTCACAACCTTGCATCTGGTGCCAGGGCTGCTGAACTCAAGGATCCCAATGAACAG GTATTGAGAGTGCTTGATTATTCCCGGATTAGTCGACACATTTTGGTGACAGCTGGTGATGATGGGACCGTACATTTATGGGATACAACAGGTCGCAATCCAAAG GTTTCTTGGTTGAAGCAGCACTCAGCACCAACTGCTGGTGTTAGCATCTCACCATCCAATGACAAG ATAATTGCTAGTGTTGGTCTGGATAAAAAGTTATACACTTATGACTCAGGGTCTAGAAGACCCTCATCTTGCATTCCTTATGAGGCACCTTTCTCATCATTGGCATTTAGAGAGGATGGTTGGACTCTTGCAGCTGGAACAAGTAATGGTCGGGTGGTGTTCTATGATGTTCGTGGAAAACCACAGCCTTTTGTCGTTCTTCATGCTTATGGTGGTTCAGAG GCTGTTACAAGTTTATGCTGGCAGAGGTCAAAACCTGTTATTGTAAACGAAAGTAGCTGCACTGCTGAGACTGCTCTTATAGGAGATGCTGTTGAAGATTCAATCCTTATGCCTGACCCACTTCCTTCTGTGACTTCATCCAGCCTTTCTCTGTCTACAGCAGTGTCCAGTTCTCGGACTTCACTCACAGCAACTGGCTCTGGATTTGCATCTACTGGGGAGGAAACACCACATCGAAGCCTTTTGTGGCCAGGTGGAACATTGTCGAGGTTACATGCTCCTCATTCAAATTATAACTTCAAGGATGATATGGAGGTGTTTTCCCCTCTTGTGGATGTTCAGCCAATAACGCCCTCACTTGACAAGTTGTGGGATGACCGTGAAGGAACAAAGAAGGATCATCTACTTGTAGACAGGAAGCCTTCGTCACTGTTGTTTCCTCCATCCAGTAGGAGATTCCCCATTCCAGAGGGTAGTGGCAACGATCATCCAATATTCGATTGGAAATCCAGCTCAACTTCTAAACAG GATGACACCCAATCTTCCTTTACACCGTTGGGTTCAACTCCTACACCATCTTCGAAAAGCGAAGACCTCTCTATCACTCCTCCTGAAGCTTGGGGTGGCGAGAAATTGCCTGATAAATATGCTCACCTACTTCAGCAAGGCACATTGACATCTCGTTTGGGAATGTTGGCTCCTGCTGGTCAGTCATCAGGGTCAATGTTTAGTGGATTACAAGATCTGTCCTTGTCATTAAGTCAGACGAGTATTAGCTCCTTGACAAATTCAAATTTCAGTTTTGCAAATTTACGCACCAGAGATGTCTCTTCAAATCAGGAGACCTCATTGGGAGTTCCAGAACACTTATCCTCTAGTTCTATGTCTCCGTCTCTTGGTAACAAAGGCATCACTGGACAGGCTAACCTTGATTCCCTAGGGCCAGCATCTTTGACCCTGCCTCGAAGATATTCTACTTATGCAGAGAGAATAAGCACTGCATCCTCCTTTAGCGATGGGACATCGCTTTCTGGAGGCTCGCCAAAATTGAAGAAAACAGGAGCTGAAACCAGGGAAGAACTTTTGAATAGCTTGTTGGCAAAATCTGATACGATGGTTGCCACAGAATCAGGAATTCTTCCGACAGTGAAT GGAGGAATCTCACAGCCCCAGAAGGCCCTGCAACCAGATGCACAGCAGGGATCCTCTTTCACGCTTCAGCTTTTTCAACGCACTCTCGAAGAAACTCTTGATTCATTTCAGAAATCCATACATGAAGATATGAGGAACCTTCATATCGAAATTCTAAGACAATTTCATATGCAGGAG ATGGAAATGTCAAGTGTAATGAGCTCAATTTTGGAAAACCAAGCTGAgctaatgaaagaaatcaagTCGCTGCGGAAAGAAAACCAGCAGCTCCGGCAATTGCTGTAA
- the LOC133863905 gene encoding folylpolyglutamate synthase, whose protein sequence is MEEGGDGSQKPSVTPYEEALDALSSLITKRSRADKSNKGDRFDLLFDYIKILELEEPLSKMKIIHVAGTKGKGSTCTFSESILRNCGFRTGLFTSPHLIDIRERFRLDGVDICEEKFLAYFWWCYDRLKENTNEDVPMPTYFRFLALLAFKIFAAEQVDVAILEVGLGGKFDATNLVQAPIVCGIASLGYDHMEILGNTLGEIAGEKAGIFKHGVPAFTVPQPDEAMHVLEEKASQLDVHLQVAPPLVADLLNGLKLGLEGEHQYLNAGLAVALCSTWLQRTGHLEFNYLERTSSLPEQFIKGLTAASFQGRAQIVPDQRVDIESPGDLVFYLDGAHSPESMEVCAGWFSLAIKEDSQQQNLNYQPQDNSGSSHEFIQRNPGEISRKNSTQILLFNCMSVRDPQLLLPHLMKTCANHGVHFKKALFVPNISVYYKVGSHASPPIDSQVDLSWQFNLQRVWENLMEGNKGDAKSVDDDCEEVKDATKLSVKSCENSAVFSSLPIAIKWLRDTVQQNQSTRFQVLVTGSLHLVGDVLKLVKK, encoded by the exons ATGGAGGAAG GTGGAGATGGCTCTCAGAAACCTTCAGTGACTCCGTACGAGGAGGCATTGGATGCCTTGTCCTCTTTGATCACGAAACGCAGTCGTGCCGATAAGAGCAACAAGGGTGACCGCTTTGATCTCCTCTTCGATTACATAAAG ATACTGGAATTGGAGGAGCCACTTTCAAAAATGAAGATTATCCACGTGGCTGGAACCAAAGGGAAG GGATCCACATGCACCTTCTCGGAATCTATATTACGTAATTGCGGCTTTCGCACTGGGCTTTTCACGTCTCCTCACCTCATTGATATCCGAGAAAGATTTCGTTTGGATGG TGTTGACATATGTGAAGAGAAATTTTTAGCATATTTCTGGTGGTGTTATGATAGACTGAAG GAAAATACTAATGAGGACGTACCCATGCCCACTTACTTCCGCTTCCTTGCCTTACTTGCCTTCAAGATATTTGCAGCAGAGCAG GTAGATGTTGCTATCTTGGAGGTTGGATTAGGTGGAAAGTTTGATGCAACAAATCTG GTTCAGGCACCTATCGTGTGTGGTATAGCTTCCCTTGGGTACGACCACATGGAGATTCTTG GAAATACTCTAGGAGAAATTGCTGGGGAGAAGGCTGGCATCTTCAAG CATGGGGTTCCAGCCTTTACTGTGCCTCAACCTGATGAAGCAATGCATGTACTTGAAGAGAAGGCTTCCCAGTTGGAT GTACATCTTCAAGTGGCACCACCATTAGTTGCTGACTTACTGAATGGTCTGAAACTTGGGCTTGAAGGTGAGCATCAATATCTAAATGCTGGTCTCGCTGTTGCACTATGCTCCACTTGGCTTCAGAGAACTGGCCATCTTGAATTCAACTACCTGGAACGAACT AGCTCCTTGCCAGAGCAGTTCATCAAAGGTCTAACAGCAGCCAGTTTCCAAGGGCGGGCTCAGATTGTCCCTGATCAACGTGTTGACATTGAGAGCCCAGGAGATCTGGTGTTCTACTTGGATGGAGCTCATAGTCCCGAAAGCATGGAAGTATGTGCAGGGTGGTTTTCTCTTGCCATTAAAGAGGACAGCCAGCAACAGAACTTGAATTATCAGCCACAGGATAATTCTGGATCCTCTCATGAATTTATACAGAGGAACCCGGGTGAAATATCCAGGAAGAACTCTACACAG ATACTCTTGTTTAATTGTATGTCAGTGCGAGATCCTCAATTGCTTCTTCCGCACCTGATGAAAACTTGTGCCAATCATG GTGTACACTTCAAGAAGGCACTATTTGTACCAAATATATCGGTGTATTATAAGGTTGGATCCCATGCTTCACCACCCATTGATTCTCAAGTTGATTTGTCATGGCAATTCAATCTTCAAAGAGTATGGGAAAACCTCATGGAGGGTAACAAAG GTGATGCCAAGAGCGTAGATGATGATTGTGAAGAGGTAAAAGATGCTACAAAACTTAGTGTTAAAAGTTGTGAGAACAGCGCAGTGTTTTCTTCTCTCCCAATAGCTATTAAATGGCTCAGAGACACTGTCCAACAGAATCAATCTACTCGTTTTCAG GTCCTTGTGACTGGATCTTTACATCTTGTGGGTGATGTGTTGAAGTTAGTCAAGAAGTGA